A DNA window from Ipomoea triloba cultivar NCNSP0323 chromosome 10, ASM357664v1 contains the following coding sequences:
- the LOC116031396 gene encoding AUGMIN subunit 2-like, which produces MMGSDSTWVGRKPVRRLGGMSDALSIAADLGFAVSPPPSQEEIQSLSSGSGEKSDDLIRVLKELTAVQRKIADLQVELQGRKEDKNVAHLTHVSEMEKKIETLARITTILKDVIQNKDRIIARLQQPYSLDCIPVEAEYQKQFSELLMRAASDYSALTASVADFQWSQNFKDPPTIWAEMLRPIPVALASCTRFFEAMSAMRESFATLQALRVGHPSSPSSSKDPSQRGPRNSDFVTPPPWRTEKSSDDLAIRSLRQENEQQEVSSSEHGEVESRRLSWPPSVKKVGI; this is translated from the exons ATGATGGGAAGCGACTCAACATGGGTCGGACGGAAACCAGTGAGACGCCTCGGTGGGATGTCAGATGCCCTTTCTATTGCCGCCGATCTGGGCTTCGCCGTCTCTCCCCCTCCTTCCCAG GAGGAGATCCAAAGTTTGTCTAGTGGCTCTGGTGAAAAAAGTGATGACTTGATAAGGGTTTTGAAGGAGCTTACTGCTGTCCAAAGAAAAATAGCAGACTTGCAAGTAGAGCTTCAGGGTAGAAAG GAGGACAAGAATGTTGCCCATCTAACACATGTTAGTGAAATGGAAAAAAAGATTGAGACTTTGGCCAGGATCACTACTATATTGAAAGATGTTATTCAGAACAAG GACCGGATAATTGCTCGGCTTCAACAACCATATTCATTGGATTGCATTCCGGTGGAAGCAGAATATCAG AAACAATTTTCTGAGCTGCTTATGAGAGCTGCCAGCGACTACAGTGCACTGACGGCATCTGTAGCAGATTTCCAATGGAGCCAGAATTTTAAAGATCCACCAACAATATGGGCA GAAATGCTTCGCCCGATTCCAGTTGCTCTGGCATCATGCACCAGATTCTTTGAAGCCATGTCGGCAATGAGGGAATCGTTTGCCACACTTCAAGCTTTAAGGGTCGGGCATCCTTCGTCACCAAGCAGCAGCAAGGATCCATCGCAAAGGGGACCAAGGAATTCAGATTTTGTGACTCCTCCACCCTGGAGAACCGAAAAAAGTTCTGATGATTTGGCCATTAGAAGTCTGAGGCAAGAAAACGAGCAGCAAGAAGTGTCAAGTAGTGAACATGGAGAGGTTGAGAGCCGCAGATTATCATGGCCTCCTTCAGTTAAAAAAGTTGGTATATAA
- the LOC116033153 gene encoding uncharacterized protein LOC116033153 translates to MEVIRRRLGLDSLFTVDNVGFSGGLAIVWKRELEVNIISHSANLIDITIKHSAESPTWRFTGFYGSPARHRRKDTWELLKELSTNNSLPWMLMGDFNDILSPEEKLGGAQQPLWLMQGFREAIEFSGLRNFEFKGYQFTWERGRGTPNWIREKLDRILVNDGWLDIFGEACAESLETPLSDHLPIAVWPAYTLRIRRRKFKFENYWLKEAHCREIVHQSWSYTEGLNLCSRFELCSHAIWKWGKDINRNLQPQIAALKRRMGILRCRTDSKGMWEFSNAQQQFINLLDKQNLYWKQRAKLFWFQGGDNNTKFFHNAVKQRRRNNDIQKLKNDRGNWITHGPELNSLMMNYFTRIFSSSAGDDVPVLNCVNHKVTSAQNRILLRKFNHDEIKKAVFGMHPDKSPGADGFNPGFFQSYWDILGESLVCFCNEFLTTGKLPKGLNITQIVLIPKKSNPEFMSDLRPIALCSVAYKILAKALANRLKLLLNDIVSDNQSAFVPGRLITDNVMIAFEMQHFLKRKSSGKEGYAALKLDISKAYDRLEWPLLRNIMIRMGFDEKWVGLVMECVFSGVFCAKQK, encoded by the coding sequence ATGGAGGTTATCAGAAGAAGACTGGGTTTGGATTCTCTGTTCACAGTGGATAACGTAGGTTTTAGTGGCGGGTTAGCCATCGTTTGGAAAAGAGAGTTGGAGGTTAATATTATAAGTCATTCGGCTAACCTTATTGACATCACCATTAAGCATTCGGCTGAGTCCCCTACATGGCGGTTTACCGGCTTCTATGGCAGTCCGGCTAGACATAGACGTAAGGACACCTGGGAGCTCCTCAAAGAGCTATCTACAAACAACTCACTCCCTTGGATGCTGATGGGAGACTTCAATGACATTCTTAGTCCAGAAGAGAAACTAGGTGGGGCCCAACAACCCCTTTGGCTCATGCAAGGCTTCAGGGAAGCAATTGAGTTCAGTGGATTGAGAAATTTTGAGTTCAAAGGGTATCAGTTCACTTGGGAAAGAGGTAGAGGTACACCTAACTGGATCAGAGAGAAACTTGACCGGATTCTTGTCAATGATGGGTGGTTGGATATTTTTGGGGAAGCTTGTGCAGAATCTCTCGAAACTCCCTTAAGTGACCATCTTCCTATAGCTGTGTGGCCTGCATATACACTTCGGATTAGGAGGAGAAAATTTAAGTTTGAAAACTATTGGCTCAAGGAAGCACATTGCAGGGAGATTGTGCATCAGAGTTGGAGCTATACAGAAGGCCTTAACTTATGTTCCAGATTTGAGCTATGTAGCCACGCAATATGGAAATGGGGCAAGGACATCAACCGAAACTTGCAACCACAAATAGCAGCTCTCAAAAGACGGATGGGCATCCTTCGTTGTAGAACTGACAGTAAAGGTATGTGGGAATTCTCGAATGCTCAGCAACAATTTATCAACCTCTTGGATAAGCAGAATTTATACTGGAAACAAAGGGCTAAGTTATTCTGGTTCCAAGGAGGAGATAACAACACCAAATTTTTCCACAATGCGGTTAAGCAGAGGAGAAGAAATAATGACATCCAGAAGCTCAAAAATGACAGAGGAAATTGGATCACTCACGGACCAGAACTAAATTCATTGATGATGAACTACTTTACTAGGATTTTTTCCAGCAGTGCGGGGGATGACGTTCCTGTCCTTAACTGTGTTAATCACAAAGTTACCAGTGCCCAAAACAGAATTCTCTTGAGAAAGTTCAATCATGATGAGATTAAGAAGGCGGTGTTTGGGATGCATCCTGATAAAAGTCCGGGAGCTGATGGTTTTAACCCAGGCTTCTTTCAATCTTACTGGGATATTTTAGGAGAAAGTCTAGTTTGCTTCTGCAATGAATTCTTGACTACTGGAAAGCTTCCCAAGGGGCTGAATATTACTCAGATTGTTCTGATTCCTAAAAAATCTAATCCAGAATTTATGTCTGACCTCAGGCCTATAGCTCTCTGCTCTGTAGCTTACAAGATCCTTGCTAAGGCTTTAGCTAACAGGCTTAAACTTTTGCTAAATGACATTGTCTCGGATAACCAAAGTGCCTTTGTTCCAGGTAGGCTAATAACAGACAACGTTATGATCGCTTTCGAAATGCAACATTTTTTGAAGAGAAAATCCAGTGGGAAGGAAGGTTATGCAGCTCTCAAGTTGGATATTAGCAAAGCTTATGACAGGTTGGAATGGCCCTTACTGCGTAACATCATGATTAGAATGGGATTCGATGAGAAATGGGTTGGTCTTGTGATGGAGTGTGTCTTCAGTGGAGTATTTTGtgctaaacaaaaatga